The Bdellovibrio bacteriovorus genome includes the window TCTTGTTTGTGCGCGACGCCGGGGTCATGCAATAACACCGATAAGCAGTGTTTGGTCTCTGGCTTAACGCCCGCAAAATCTTATCGTCTGCATGTCCGGGCCTTTGACGCCTTAGGAAATGAAACAAATTATATCACACCGGATATCAGTTTTGCGGATCTTAAGATCTCTGACACCACGGCCCCTTCGTTTAACTCCGGCCTTACAATCAATCTTTTAACTCTGAGTTGGAGTGCGGCGACGGACAATCAATTTAATGGCGAAGGGAACACGATCACCTACCGCGTCTATCGCAAAGCCAACGCGACATTTACCAATCCTTTAGATCCCAGCGCCGATGGCAGTACCATTGCTACACTGTCAACTCGCACCTTTACGGACAACACACTTTCATTAGTGGGAACTTACTATTACACCGTCTGTGCGATTGACTCCGCAGGAAATAGAGCTTGTGACGGCAATATCAAGTCTATCACCGTGAATGATATTACGCCTCCCACGATTGGTTCATTTACTAGTACGAAGTCCATTGATGATACTTTACTTAAACGATGGTCATTGTCTTGGACAATTTCTGATGATGTCACCGCAAGCTCGGCTTTACGCACGCGTATTTACCAAAAATCTTCAGCGACGGATGCCGGAGTTCTGGCGACCACGGCCGATACAAAAATTTTGGACCAGGTCGGAACTGTTACTTTGGGTCCCCTCACCGGTGACGCCAATACTTCGCAGTTTATTAATTATCTTTTATGGATCCAGGATGCAGCCGGAAACGTCTCCACCCGAAATATCACGGTCCATTCCGTCAACAATATTGCCATCACGAGTGTTAACTCCACCGTCGGCTCCATTGCCGGAGGACGCACCATCGTCATTAAAGGCAGCGGCTTTTCAAAATCAAGCACGAATGGTTATAGTTCAAGCACCGTGGTTAAGGTCGGAGCTCAAGATTGCAATAACATCCAAATTCTTTCGGATCGATACATCAGTTGCACGACTCCTTCATCGGTGGCGGGCGTGGTCGCCGTGAGCGTGACAAACCCGGAAGGATCTAGCGCCATTTTAACAAATGCTTATACTTATATTGGAATTTCTTCGTCGGACATTTGTGGCAATCCGAGCAGCTGGGGATCGACCTTTGCTGCGGGCGTGGGTTCTGCCGGAAATCCGTTTATTATCTGCACGCCGACACATTTTAATAACATCTTTCAAACAACCCCGATCAACTATGTTTCGGCGAACTATTATTACGCCTTGGGCGACAATATTGATCTTGCATCAAATCCGACAAGTATCAATAGTTGTTCAACCGCCACCAACCTGTTTTTCATTGGAACTTTAGATGGCCGAGGGCATGGGCTTTTAAATAATAACGTCTCGACGACCGGGGCTAACGCGTGCATGTTCCAGTTGGGTCATGGGGGAAACACCGTCACCCTTAAAAATATTTCGTTTTTAAATCACACCTATACGACGACCTATGCCACCGCTTCACAGTCGGTTTATATGGCCCTTTTTGGACTTGCCGGAAATGCGACCATAAACCTTGATAAGGTTTCTGTCTTAGCCACTTTCAATCAACCCTCAACGGCGGCCATGACAGTACGCATGGGCGGACTGTTTCACAGTGCCAATATCATTGCCATTGGGGTTAATGTCACCAATTCGGATGTCGACGTCACATTTTCGACAGCCTCTACTTCGGGAGCTTCAACGGGGGGCATAACAGCCACGCACGGTTACGGCACCCTTTCTGTCGCAGGCTCTCGCGTGGCGGTCACGCAAAATGTTCCCGCCACCTCCCGTTACTACACTGGCGGAATTACTTATTCTCTAGCAAACTCTTTACTCTCAGTCTCTAAGTCGGAGGTGTATGTGAAAGTATCCTCTTCTTCCGCCAATAGCACAGCCGGAAGCCGCCTTGCCGGAGTGATCCCCTATCTGGGTGGAAGCTTGATCGTGGATCAGACGAAAGTTTCTTTTGAAACAAAAAATATATTAGCCGGCTATCAAGGAGGCATTGCGGGACGCGGCAGCGCCTCGGGCTTTGCAAATATCTCCATCACCGATTCCTATGTGGTCGGCAGTATGGACGGCGTTGATATCCGCGGCGCCTTGATTGCAGGAGCCGAGGCCGCAAGCTCCAGTTCCACGGTGACATTAGCCAGAAACATCAGCCATTTGAATTGGAACTATTTTTCTGGCGCACGCTCCGCGGGAGCTTTTTTATACGCACTGGATGGTTCAAGTGCCTATAACGGAACTTTAAATGCTTCTGGAATTATCTATGACTCATTAAAAAGTGACAGCGGTTCTTTAAGCGGATCTGCCACTAGTGTAAGTGCTACGGGATATTCAACCACCGCTTTACATGATCAAACCCCGACCACCAATCCTTATGCCTCCGCAGGTTTTGATTTTACGGCAGGCACCGGTAAATGGAAGTGGTGCTATAGCAATGACAGACCGTATTTAATGTGGGAGACGTGCCAATGAGAATTTTAATCTTCGTCTTGCTCTCAATTTCAGCCTTTGCAAGCCAAGCGCAGACCTTAACTCCTTTGGCGTTTTTTGCACGGTGCTATGGTCATTTAACGGGACAGCCTTTGCCCTTAAATCATGCTTTGCGCGCCCCGCTTACGGCCGGAACTCTTTCTGGCCAACAGGCTTGCGCGGATCTGCTTGATAGTGCGGTGATTGATGGCACTTCCCATCAAGTTAGCAACGCTGAAGGACAATTGGTTTTAAATCGTCTTTATGAATTTCATCGCTCTTGGGTGACGAACGGCGTGTTTGAGCAAATGGAGGCTTATCTTCCCACCCCAGGCACTTATAATATTTTAGATTCGACAGAAACCGCGCTGGCCATCACTTACAATGGTTTATATTCAGGAGCTCGCTATGAAAATGTTCTTAAAGGTGACAAGGGCTATGTCGCTTTAAGAACTCCAGATCCTGCGATCACCGCAAGATATTATTCCACGGCCCACAGCATGCCGATCCGCCGAATCAAGCCCGGCGCCGAGGCTTCTGCCCCTTACGTGCCATTTAAAATCCCCGGTACTTGGAGCGGAAGTGATTACGCGACCAGTGAAGTTCAGCTTTTTCCGGCGATTCAAATCGGCAGCTTAACGGGTATTAAGCTGCAAGATCAGACGGCGAATGTTGCCAACTATTGGCCGGGATTTTCTCGTTTTAATGGCAGTCCTTCAAAAACCGAAACCGCGACCGGAACTGCGGGGATGGCGGTGAATTTTGATTTCTTTAAAAATCAAGGCGGCGGAGTTTTGGGCTTAAATACGAATATATTAATCAACTATGGACACCCCATCGGACAACTCTCAGACGGTGCTTTAAAACTCCCCCGTCGTTGGGTTAAAGAAACCTTGCACACACTTCTTTGTACGGAACTGCCCGCGTTACGGGAAAGCGACGTTCAAGCCTATATTGATTCTCGCACCGGCGATGACGTGGCCCCGTGGAGATCCAGTGCGGCTTGTTTACAGTGCCACACAACGATGGACCCACTGGCTAGCACCGCACGAAATTTAACAATCAGCCAAACCGACTACAGCACACGCACAGTGGTGAACCCCTCCACAAACAAGATCGCTTATAGCTCTTATATGCTTGGCAAGTTCACCGTGAATGACAACTCGGCTTTTTCTTGGTCGTCTACACCCGTCCCCAACTTTCATCGCATGAAACCCACTGGCAAAGTCATCATGCGCACTTTTTCAGGGCGTTTAATTAATTCCACGGTGAATAATATGGAAGAAGCCGGCTCTTTACTTTCACAAAGTGAAGACCTTTATCAGTGCGCCACAAAAAGATATTTTGAACTTTTAACGGGAATCTCGGTCCCCCTTTATGACCGTGGTGATCCGCGTTTTGCGCAAACCACGGCAAGCCTTTCAACGGCCGCCCTTAAGAATCGTCTGTTCATTGAAGGGGTTGCAAAACGATTTAAAGAGTCGCAGTCCTTACGTTCGATGATCAAAGAAATTATCAATTCAAATTACTATCGTGATGCCAATTACCTTGCGGGAGGTACAAAATGAGTTTGAACTCACGCCGCCGTTTTCTAAAACAGTCAGGCCTGGCCGTGACGGGTTTGACTTTAGGTGCGCCCGAGGCTTTAGCATCAGCCTTGGTCAAAAATCTTTTTTCTTCGTCCCGCGCCGAAGCGGCCGATCTAGTTTCACCTCGATATTATTTAAATATCTATGCTGAAGGGGGGCCTCCGCGCCACGTCTTTGATCACTGGCTTCGCACCAATACCGAGGATCCCAATTTAATCTTTAATCCTTCCACGGGCACCGCCTTCACTTACGACAACAATCGTCTAGTGACCGGCACCGAATATAGAACTATCACCCACAACGGCGTTTTAGTTCCGCAGATGTATGCCCATTTAAGTGCGGCGGATCGAGCGGCGTTCTTAGATTCATTTTTAGTGATCCGTGGTTATGGCTCCGGCATCGATGGCCATGGTTTTAATGCGGCTTTGCAAATGCACCCGCTCGCGGCAGCACCGTCGTTATCGGGGCACGTGGCGGATCACACGGCCAGGTATTTTGAGGCCTTGCAATACAGATCTCGTTTTTCATCATCGCGCTTTGTTTCGTCAAAAAACGTGTCTTTAAATTTCTTAACCGGCGAAGATCCTCTGTCGGACTTGTTAAAACCACTTTTAGCATCCACCGATAAAGCACGCGCTTTGCGCACGGGATACCAAGATGTGTTCACCAATGTTCGGGGCTATTTGAATTCTTTAAGCAGCGAGCGCAAGTCCGTGACCATCGCTAAAAAGAGTCTTTCAAACGCCTATGACCTTTTTAAATCAAACATCGCCGATTTTTCTAGCATTTGGCCAGCATTGCTCTCTGAATACCAAACGGTGGTAGAAACAGCGATTCGAGCTACGGGACTTGCGGGCTTTAATGCCACCCTGGATGGTTCGCAAAGTATTGCGGCGATATCTAATGGTGAAGCCTCTAAATATAAAATGAACGGCACTTCTTCGTTTATTATTGGGACCGGAAAAAATCTTTTAGACACCGGCAGCAGTATGACGATGACTCGTTTAATTAGCGGTCTGGCGTTAGCGGATTATTGTATTTCAAATGATCTGACCGGGGCGCTAGAGATCGTCTCGGGAAATTCGTCGGAAGATCTTTTGATGGATCCAACAGGGGGAGCCGTTTCAACCAACATGTATAGCATGCCCAATGACATGCATAACACCACTCAATATGGCACCGTGTTTGTAACAACACTTTACTTCCGCGGTTTGATGGCGGGGCTTTTGCATTTACGTAGTAAACTGATCAGCGCCGGAAAATGGAACCAAACCATCGTGCAACTGGTTTCTGATTTTGGACGACCTTACACCACGAACGGCAGTGGCCATGGGTATGACCAAATGATTTCTTCGGTCTTTTCTGGTGTGATCACCGGAGGCCCTTACGTGGTCGGGAATGTCGCGGTCAGCGCGAAAGGACATGTCGGCTCTGACGGATATGCTGCCCCGATTGAGGGTTACAACCAAAAAGGAAAACCCGATCCTAAGATGATGGCTTCAACCGTTTCAGAACTTATGGGCGTGTCGGACAATCCCTGGAAGAATTTCGCCCAACCCTTGGTGAAACTGAATTCCAACGGAACGCTTTACCTTCCATTTGGGAAAGGAAAGTTGATCGAATGAAAAATTTAAATTGGTCCTTTTATATTTTTTTAAGTGCTTCGATGATTTCGTGCGTCCGTCTAGACCCCACGAAGGTCAGTGTTTCCAAGACGGATGGCAGCTTGGAAGAGCCTTCTATTTCGCCTTCGCCGACACCCTCGCCCTCTGCTCCCAGCGACGATCCTTCAACGGATGAACCCGTCCAAAAGGCGTCTGTGGAAACAAATGGATCTTTGGCGCCCCGTTCTTATGTGTCGCAAGTTCTTAAAGAGGCATTCGGCAGCACGGTGGTCACCGTTACAAACTTAGAAGTGAACCTGGATAATTATATTAATATTAAACCCGGTGCTTTTGGCGTGAGTTGCAATCCTTATTCGACTTACACGGGTCGAGATTGTGGTGGGGTTGGTGGCGATTTTATTTCCAATGCAAATTCCACCTTTGATCCAGCGGCTTCCACGGTTCGTCAGCTCAATACTTCCAAAGTGTGTGAGGTTATTTTAGGACGGACCGAAAATTCTGCTGTTTACGCCATCGCCAAACTTATTGGCGAATACAGTGGAACTTCGGCCACAAGTTACAATGTGAATCTCCTTAATGAGTTGAACGAAGCCAACATCGTAAAACTTTTTGGCGTGTTTTATCGCGGTCGCGATATCACGCCAGAAGAGTTAAGTATCTATGTCGGTATGAATGCCGATCTTATCGCAAAATCCCCGACGGTCGCCAAAGTCGATCGTTGGAGAGCGCTGGCGCTGATGATGTGTGAAAGTCCAGATTGGGGCGTGCTATGAGATATATTGTTTTTCTGATCTTACTTATAACGACAGCTTGCAAAACAGAAAAACAGCAATTCGGGGGCACTGCTGCTTATGTACCGCCGACGTCGGGATCAGGAGGCACTGTCGACGATTCAAGCCTTGCAGTGGAATTAATCAATTCCAATTCCTTAAAGCTTTTTTATTCGGCAGAGCAAACCACCTCTACCGCCGGAAAGATTGATTCCATTTTAAATCAAAAATCACCCGCCGATACGACGACAACATCCTATTACCATCTCATCCCCAATGATTCTAACCTCGGCACATTAGAAAACGGCTGGATTAAAATCAATCCCAGCACGTCGTCTCTTTCTTACACCGGATCCTTGCAACAAGATTTAATCTTTAATGCGGTCACCATTGTGGCCTTAGTCCGTGGGGATTCCCTGGGAGATTTTATATCGTTAGATCCTTTAGACCGCGAAAGCCAAGCTTTTGCGGTGTCTATCGATGGCGGGACCTTGAGAGCAAGATTTTACTCTTCCCCTTCTGATCACTATGAAACAAGCGAAACAGTCACGTCCTCCGGCAGTAATATTATTGTGGCAAACTTTGGGGATGATGTGGGCTTAATAACTTTATCTTTAAATGGCAGTCTGAAGACCAATGCTGTGAGTTTGGGAACACCCACTTCGCCCTTCAGTGTGGCGCGGTTCTTATCCTTGGGCTCAAGCCTGGCAAATCAGGTTTCTTATATCAAAGAGTTGTATTTATTTAATCGCTCCCTGACAAAAAAAGAAATGGGATCCATGATTCGTAAAGTCGCTAAAGATCACAGTATCACTGACATCACTCTTCATCCGGACCTTCAAGCCCCAACGACAACCACACCGACGGGCGATCCCAACTTTGCTCCCGCCAAAGCAGTCTTACAGTCTAGCTGTACTCAGTGTCATGCTTCTTGGGCTTCAGGATCGGCGACCTATTTTAAAAATGTCGGCTTAGTGGTTAAAGGCAATGCCGAAGCTTCACCTCTTTATTATCGACTCAAAAATAGCACAGGGTCGAGTGGACCCAAAACAATGCCGCAAAATAGCACGATCTCAAACAGTGAGGCTGATTTGATCAAAACATGGATTAATAATATGAACTAAGATTCTGGATTTTAAAAAAAGCGTTCTTCGTCTTTGATTTGCAAAATCGCACGAAAACCCTGGCTTCCGGAAATACTTTGGACGATCGTGCGCAAAGATTCAATGTTTTTGCCGCGTGATCCTACCAGGCGTCCAAAGTCCACCTTATCCACATCGACAATAAAAAGTGTGGTGCGTTCCCCTTGCTCAATCTCCACACTCATTTTTTCAGGGTATTTTAGCATGCATTGTAAGATGTTTATTAAAATCGCTTGGATCTTTTTTTTAAAAAATTCAACATCCGGAACAACCTCAGAAATATTTTTTTCACCCATTTAGCACCCCACATGGCGTTTTTATTGTCAGTGAGATTTTTCTTAAAAAAAAGTGAAAGAAGGTGCCGACCTAGCCCTTCCACTCAAGAAGTGTTTGGTGTCTACAAAACACAGGACACTTAAAAGATATAATGCAAACTCCACCGCCAAAAAGAGGAGCGATCAAAATCCAAGGCCGTCCACGTTTGCACAAACGAAAATTTCGGGGCTACCTGAAAGCGCAAACTCAATTCGGGCGCGATTAATTGGTCATTAGCGGCTTCAACCAAAATACTTTGATCTCCAGGCTCCCAATCAATTTTGCGCAGGCGGTATTGCACCCCGGGGCCGATCATAAAAACACGATTGATCCGATAATGCATAAATCCTTGAAAGCCGCCGCCGTACCAAGTGCGCCCCACGCCATCTTCAAAAGCCACATCTTGAAAACCTGTCGCGCCCGCCTCTCCCGCTTCGATATTAATTCCCACTCCCCACTGCCAACGAAGGCGGGTCCAGTTGTATTCTAAGCTTAAACCCCAACCCACGTAGTTCGCGTAACCGTTCGCAGAGTTCGGGCCTTGATAAAGCTGCATGTCTTCATTCCAATGCACATAGTTTAAGCCCAACTCCCAGCGGCCTTTAGCAAATCGAGATATTTTTGGTTTTCCTTTCAGAGGCGCTTTCACACTGGGAGCTTCGGGTGTTGACGGTGAAACTTGCGCGTAAGAAAAGCTCGAAAGAAAAATTAAAATCATTTTACATAGAAACATGCACTTGCCCCTGAATCATCCACGCGTCGGGCTCTCCGCCTTGATCATTGTAAGCTTTTTGTTGGACCGCGCTGCCACGGATTTCCACTCTTTGGAATGGGAAGGTCCATAAACCAATCGCCCACCTTTGACGATCTGGCGATCCGGGAGAAGCACTTTCTTGCACCCGCTCTAAAGAAGTATAAAAGTTGTAACCGCGAGTGAGATTCACCAAGGCCTCAAGATATCCATACACTCCTTGAGAAAGTTTTGAGATACCGACCACGTTTTTTTCTACGAATCCCAACTCCCCTAAAAGACTGGTCCCCTTGGAACCTTCAAATCCCATGCGGTGATGGAGGGCAAAAAGCTTTTCTTCAATGCCGGCGGTGTTTTCAAATAGAGCGCCCGACATGCCGAAGCGATTTAAGCTGGCAACTTCATATTCTCCTTGAAAAGAAAATCCTTTTTGATGCATCTTTTCATTTTTTTGCAAATTGCCGACGAAATAGTTTACCGAGAAATCAAACTGAGATTGAAGCCATTGTAAGACGATGCCGTGGGCTTGGTTTTCTTGACCAAATCCCAAACCTTGCCGATTGTAAGCGGTGTGATCAACGGTTCGTAGCCCATAGACCTTGTCCATCAGACCCACCGAAAACAAGATACTCCGCGTGAGGTAAGTTCGAAGGTAATAGTCCCTTAACACCCAAGAGACTTCCTCTTCATTTCCATAATAGTCTCGGGGGACTTGCAGATTGTTGTAAGTGAAACTAAAAATTGTTTTATAACCGCGATCCCAGGAAAGAGTGGCCCCGAGCTCCATCTGCATATTGATCCATGAGTACTGAGCCATCGAACTTGTGGGAGCTCGCTCGAGATACAATCCCCGATACTTGGCCGACGGTCGAAACCAATACGGCAGCTCCACACCCGGAATAAAACTTGAAAGTGTCGCTAAATCCTCGTCAGACAGGGCTTTAGAGACCCAGGGACGTGCGGCAATTTCTTGAGAAAATAACGCGCGACCGTAATCGGTCAAAGCGCCATTCCCGTTGCTATTAAAATGACAGGTAATGCACGTGGTGTAGCCATAACCGATGAATTCCGGGTACGCCGCCGCAGGAAGACATATCAAGAATAGCCAGAAGCTGACTCCAAAATTAAATAAACTCATCCACTCATGCTAACGATCAAACACCGGTGAGGCAGGTGGATTTCCGATAGGAGTTCAGAAACTGTTCGCCATTTGGCGGTCAAAAATAATTCACAATTAAAGCTTGCAACCATGAGCATGGCTCGTTAAATTTCGCCTCCATGTGGCAAAATGAATTTTCAAAAAGCTTAAGAGAGCATTTCTTAATCTTACAGTCTAAGAACAAAAGATTTTCTCTTCGCGCTTTCGCAAAAAAGCTCTCTATCGCCCCCAGCACTCTTTCCCAGATTATTTCTGAACACGGAAATAAAGAGACTTTGAAAATTTCTGCCGTTCGCGCCGCCAAAATCATGGATCGCTCTGGCATGCGCACTTCCACGCAGAATTACATCCGTGCGTTGATGGGGCTTGATCCCATGCGCACCACCGAAGAATTTCCTCCAGAACACTACCCCACACTGCTGGATTGGTCTTACATGCCGATCCTTTTAAGTTTTTCGTTAGAGCCCGCAGAACGGGCCTTACCCCGAATTGCGAAAAGACTGGGCTTGACCGAAGAAAAAGTGCAAGCCGTGGTTGATGATTTAGAACGCCGTAAACTTTTAATTACCAACAGTGAGGGCGTGCGTGAACCTCACTTTGAAAATCTTCAGACATCGGATGCGATCTCGGCCGAGGTGATTAAAAAGCATCATCAAGAGAGTCTCGCGATCGCCGAGCGCATGCTTTATGTGGTTCCTGCCCCAGAGCGCGATTTCACGTCGATCACTCTGACCGGCAGTTCGGAACAAATTGAAACTCTTCG containing:
- a CDS encoding twin-arginine translocation signal domain-containing protein, with protein sequence MSLNSRRRFLKQSGLAVTGLTLGAPEALASALVKNLFSSSRAEAADLVSPRYYLNIYAEGGPPRHVFDHWLRTNTEDPNLIFNPSTGTAFTYDNNRLVTGTEYRTITHNGVLVPQMYAHLSAADRAAFLDSFLVIRGYGSGIDGHGFNAALQMHPLAAAPSLSGHVADHTARYFEALQYRSRFSSSRFVSSKNVSLNFLTGEDPLSDLLKPLLASTDKARALRTGYQDVFTNVRGYLNSLSSERKSVTIAKKSLSNAYDLFKSNIADFSSIWPALLSEYQTVVETAIRATGLAGFNATLDGSQSIAAISNGEASKYKMNGTSSFIIGTGKNLLDTGSSMTMTRLISGLALADYCISNDLTGALEIVSGNSSEDLLMDPTGGAVSTNMYSMPNDMHNTTQYGTVFVTTLYFRGLMAGLLHLRSKLISAGKWNQTIVQLVSDFGRPYTTNGSGHGYDQMISSVFSGVITGGPYVVGNVAVSAKGHVGSDGYAAPIEGYNQKGKPDPKMMASTVSELMGVSDNPWKNFAQPLVKLNSNGTLYLPFGKGKLIE
- a CDS encoding TIGR02147 family protein, coding for MWQNEFSKSLREHFLILQSKNKRFSLRAFAKKLSIAPSTLSQIISEHGNKETLKISAVRAAKIMDRSGMRTSTQNYIRALMGLDPMRTTEEFPPEHYPTLLDWSYMPILLSFSLEPAERALPRIAKRLGLTEEKVQAVVDDLERRKLLITNSEGVREPHFENLQTSDAISAEVIKKHHQESLAIAERMLYVVPAPERDFTSITLTGSSEQIETLRKEIRHFYQKMQTLMECAPRNEKVYRLSVQLFPFDHIPPSETLN
- a CDS encoding IPT/TIG domain-containing protein, with the translated sequence MKNIFCISVLFGFCIVMTGCLETSSLSGQQSAQSQFNGCTSAFGLSNNSVQINFEYPSNATKVIVLRNGVEIGSSSSSSTTSVIDFNLTEGVTYTYTCTAYNGPRPIVGLSQAFAAPINTNAPTFSGISSVNALSFSSGNATWAPEAATGAKASSYKVYANPGAHVDWNASPRVILKADGNISYKLENLGDELTYAVGVRACTEGGICDNNTHFLPLTLPDGGAPKTLGVSKVSAYNLMAFLDAPWMDSQGAILKRQIFMCKVSSGTTCSFSNIPTKTYAVTDLAAPPTQLVLENIEEYAEYRFKVVDIDPSGNSNASTTIASLTTGDLTAPSFGGITNLTRGTPANSTAEFSFIALPREGTSDSGATTGVTSYLLYMNSADYPGTPANACNNATYFKKISAAGFSPGIATYNLTGLKERTTYSFCLRAQDAAGNTSANTTDSRVLTSDLTAPSFEGIQSITFNTGSRKIIINWNATSSSDLRNYILKIWKNTPTPAVSDITSFTLAPSITTREFTSADIAMNDYDKVYAVVEACDNAANLGLAGLNDNCTLTSATNTKSITLPDINPPLGFTGIKPSLTSPAEGKALVEWYVPTAWTSDYYGFRIYQVDTSNNSISLITSCLCATPGSCNNTDKQCLVSGLTPAKSYRLHVRAFDALGNETNYITPDISFADLKISDTTAPSFNSGLTINLLTLSWSAATDNQFNGEGNTITYRVYRKANATFTNPLDPSADGSTIATLSTRTFTDNTLSLVGTYYYTVCAIDSAGNRACDGNIKSITVNDITPPTIGSFTSTKSIDDTLLKRWSLSWTISDDVTASSALRTRIYQKSSATDAGVLATTADTKILDQVGTVTLGPLTGDANTSQFINYLLWIQDAAGNVSTRNITVHSVNNIAITSVNSTVGSIAGGRTIVIKGSGFSKSSTNGYSSSTVVKVGAQDCNNIQILSDRYISCTTPSSVAGVVAVSVTNPEGSSAILTNAYTYIGISSSDICGNPSSWGSTFAAGVGSAGNPFIICTPTHFNNIFQTTPINYVSANYYYALGDNIDLASNPTSINSCSTATNLFFIGTLDGRGHGLLNNNVSTTGANACMFQLGHGGNTVTLKNISFLNHTYTTTYATASQSVYMALFGLAGNATINLDKVSVLATFNQPSTAAMTVRMGGLFHSANIIAIGVNVTNSDVDVTFSTASTSGASTGGITATHGYGTLSVAGSRVAVTQNVPATSRYYTGGITYSLANSLLSVSKSEVYVKVSSSSANSTAGSRLAGVIPYLGGSLIVDQTKVSFETKNILAGYQGGIAGRGSASGFANISITDSYVVGSMDGVDIRGALIAGAEAASSSSTVTLARNISHLNWNYFSGARSAGAFLYALDGSSAYNGTLNASGIIYDSLKSDSGSLSGSATSVSATGYSTTALHDQTPTTNPYASAGFDFTAGTGKWKWCYSNDRPYLMWETCQ
- a CDS encoding KH domain-containing protein, whose product is MGEKNISEVVPDVEFFKKKIQAILINILQCMLKYPEKMSVEIEQGERTTLFIVDVDKVDFGRLVGSRGKNIESLRTIVQSISGSQGFRAILQIKDEERFF